Within the Salarias fasciatus chromosome 2, fSalaFa1.1, whole genome shotgun sequence genome, the region CCGCACATTTTTTAGGTTTCACAATGTTGTTTCTGCTTCTGTGGAGCGACGTTCCTCTTCGGCGGCTGCCTTTGAAATTTGCATGTGGCTCCGCTgataacaaaaaaatgatgaaaggcTTTTCAGACATTATTGGAGGACTAGTTTCTGAGAAAAAGGGGGAATCAACACAGTGCTCGGGTACAAACCGCAACAAAGCCAAACACAAATATAACAATTAGAGTATTTTGTCTGCCTCCTAACCGGAACctcggtttgaatccctcccagcagtttgcctgtctgtctgatccttttctttccttctgttccctgagtctggttcttcaGAAAGTCTTCTTGATttcatttgacttttaaaaGTGTCTTGAATTGatgttgttctctgtggttttgcATCGATAAGATTGAACTGATGTTAACTAATCAGCCTCCCATGGTTGTGCATTAAAACCATGTGATCCAGGGCTATGCAGGGTTCACGTCTCACGGTCTCCGTCCTTCCATGTGTCTCCAGGTTTGACGACGCTGCAGGTCGTTCTGGACACGGCTGCAGAGAAGAAGTGGCAGGTGACGGCCATCAACGTGGGGAACCTGAAAGATGAGAGGAAGGACGAGGCGTACCGCTCGCTGTTCCAGgacctggaaaacaaaaaggagaagAGGGTGATCCTGGACTGTGAGCAGGACAAAGTGAAGGACATCATGGAACAGGTACTCCACTGATGTGCTCTGATAAACCTGAGCTGCTGGTATGAAGATGATATCTgattttatttggtttatttgGTTTATTTGGTTTATGTGGTCCTGGTGCTTCTCGATCTCACCTCCGCCTTCGATTCAGTGGACCACAGGGTCCTACTGTCTCGCCTCGAACACCTGGGCATCAGAGGTACAGTTCTGGAATTTTTCCGTTCCtacctgactgacaggagcttctctgttcagctgggagacttcacctcctctgcagcccccctctcctgcggtgtgcctcaaggctccataTTAGGCCCCATTCTGTTCATCCTATACATATTGCCCCTAGgagatattataaataaatataatatctccttccactgctacgcGGACGACGTTCAGTTGTACCTCCCCTTCAAGGCCGacgaccctgctgctctccagcctctgtttgactgcatgtCTGACATTAAGGCATGGATGACAGCAAATTTCCTCAACCTCAATGAGGATAAGACTGAGGTTATTGTATTTGGCAAAGCCGCCCCAGCATCTCTCTCCAACGCCCTGGGTACTCTTGCCTTGAAGTCCAAGCCAGCTGTCAGGAATCTTGGTGTGGTCTTCGACAGTTCCTTCAAGttcgagcagcagatcagcgcagtcatcagaagaagttttCTCAACCTGAGGACTTTAGCCAAAATTAAAACTTACCTTCCCCAGGCGGGGCTAGAGCAGGCCATTCACGCCTTTGTCACCTCACACCTGGATTATTGCAATAGTCTTTACACCGGTATTGATAAAGCCcaactccaccgcctgcagctcgtccagaactctgccgcccgactcctcacctccaccaaaaaacacgctcacatcactccggttctcgcttcccttcactggctccccgtccgccaccgcattgatttcaaaattcttttaacagtttttaaatctcttcatctcctcgccCCTCCCTACCTGACCGATCTTCTCCGCCCCCTCAACTCTTCCAGagcgttacggtcggctgaccaacgcctcctcttcattcccAGGACCAGGCtaaaaaccaggggggacagagccttttctgttactgccccgaggctgtggaactcccttcccccccacatccgtgcggccgagtctgtgggaatttttaaatcactgctgaagacccacctctttgccttggccttcagctaggtcttTCCTTGGCGCTcgagtttgagatgtgttttaatttgtttgtgctgttttgtcttttcaccgttttttgtttgtttcttttctctgcacttgtgtgaagcactttggcacggctaagccgcttgtaaatgtgctatataaataaacttttacttacttacttacttacttcaTCTGTTTATTTCCCTGATAAAAAGTAACAAGCTTCCCCCTGAGGGAGAATTATTTcaccctgctcctccacaaAACACTCTTTTAGCATTCCGCTATTAAAAAAGCAGTGTCAGTTATCAAAATTGTGATCATCTTTTATATGTAACACTGCAAAAAGAAGTGTCTCTTTACGTGTGAATAGCTGCAATTAATCTAACGGAGATGAGAAAGAAGGCTAAAAAACAGTGCTGTCATGTAATCAGTCCCGCAGGGCAAAGGTCGGATTCAGACGGAATTTGTCCATTTGACAaaccaaacaggaaacactcccGTCCGACGAAAAAGGCCCCATAACAAATGTACTAATTGTCCATTCAGGCTGTAAACAACACTGCTGATCGATGTGAAGCGAACGCAGGTAAACAGGTTATTTTAGCTTCACCTCTCACTGCTGAGAGGAGCCCCTTCGATTAGCATTTAAAGCACGCAGACGTCCGCTTAATGCCGCCGGGAGCCGGTGTGTACGGCGACGCCGCTTCTTTATCGAGGGAAAGCAGGAGTCGTTCAGCTTGAACTTTCTTGCttggtgtcaaacacatttacatAGGAGATACGGGGCATTCATGTGACAGCCCTGACAAACGGAGGTGCCAGTCAGGGAGCGGGATTAGCTTCAGGTGTGTCATTTATATATGAGATACTGAAATGTTTCATGGTTGAGATGTTTATGccattttcctccttttttctgtcGCTCCACTGATAAGAGAAGTGGCTGTGGAATTGAAAATCTCTGTCAGTGACTGTAAACACAGACAATCACCTGTGCTTCTTTGTGTTAGCTGTTGACATATAGTCATATGGTGTGAGTCGCACACCATTCAGTGTTTCTATCCCTCGGAGGAGATGATTCTCAAGTGCGTCTATATGCTGATGATGCCATTATTTATCCATCTAATCCCTCCCTGACTACTGCACTGTCTTCATACAGCCAGTCATGAAGGACCACTGCACAGTTTTATAGCTTTTGTAGATAGCTATAAAGATTGTAAATACTAGTTTaatgaatgtatgtatgtatttgttTCTGGGGGGTTTTTCACTTTGTGCCTATTTGCCGCCAACAAGTCTTTATAAATGAGAACTGCTTCTCAATGGGCTTATCTGGTAAattaaaggtgaaaaaaacCTATTAATGGTGAAAAATTGAATGTAAGAGCACATTTATTCTTGAGCTCACTGCGTGTCTCTTTCTACCCTGTAGGTCATCACGATTGGCAGACACGTTAAAGGCTACCACTACATCATCGCTAATCTGGTGAGTTTGGGCAGTTTTTGTCCTCCTCTTTGCTTTGGTGTTCTGGCTGTTTGGTGAACGACTCTGCTCTCTCAGGGCTTCGTGGATGGCGACCTGTCTAAAATCCAGTACGGCGGAGCCAACGTGTCCGGCTTTCAGATCGTGGACTTCGACGATCCTCTGGTTTCTAAATTCGACCAGAGATGGGAGGccctggaggagaaggagtaTCCAGGCGCTGACAGCAAAATCAGGGTGAGCGCTGAGCGTTCTGAAATCATGGTTGATTTTTTTACAGCTGTCTATTTGCTGGGCGGAAATGTCGATGTAGAAAACCACCTGTGTCTGATTCGCTCCAACGTGTTTGCAATCTTCTTGTGAATTGTGCTGCCGGTGAACATGTACACACCGCTTACATTATTAAAGCCAGCCGAGCAGAGACTGAGAGACTCTTCTGCACTGTTTAACACGCTCACATACGTTTTCCCCCTCAgctcactgctgtttttcaagtttttcaaaGATTGTTCCAGGctgaagtttcacatttacacagcaacgttgtGAAAACGctgtccgtttacacggaaacagcagaaccactgaaaacaatgtagttgggcagagaaaaacattttatatttacCACATTCAATTTCGTACATGCACAGGCGGGGCGTTTCAGTGTGCTTGGGCACCAGATTAGTGTGAACGGACTTTGTGGCTCTTTGACAAAAGTCTTTGTCCTCCTGAAGCTTTgatacttcctgtttcaggtcAGTTTAATGACTGCAGCttctcacagtgagaagtgTCAGGGACCCAGAGGAACCACGAGAAGTGGTCTGAACTTTCACTGATCAATCCTTATCAATCACTCAATATCAAATTTCCCTCTCACACATCTCTCAGCTTTCAGAAACGTCACAAATTCCAGTTTATAGTCAGCAGTGCTTGTCTTTTCCCAGTGGGCAGCTCGCTGCTGTGAGGATACCAAACCATAACATGAATGTAAGAGCATCAAACAGATAACACCACCGCTAATTAGGACAAGATGGCTCAATACTGGGACCAATAatgagcaggagtgtgtgtgtgtgagtgtgtaaacTTCAAATGCAGACGCTTTATTTACAGTGTGACTCATGTCGATCcacctcttttcttctctcggGGAATCTCAGGTTGTGGTTTTTAGCTGAAGCCTCCTTTTCTCCACTGATTATCGTAAAAGAAGCTTTTGAGGTGAAGTTGTACTCGAGAACTACTTAAAAGAGTGTAATTAATGGTTCAGATGTACCGTGGCTCGACAGTTATACAGCGAAGTGTTTAGAAACATGGAAGCTAAGTCATCTGCTGAGGATGAAAGTTCCCGTCTGTTTATTATGGCCTGGAGAAGAGGATGGGGAGATGTTGGAGTCACAGTGGATGGGTGGCGTGAGATGGAGGCAGGTGGTGAACTCCGATGacccctgaaggcagcagatgAGAACCAGAGCGTGTTCTGAAGAGGCTAATCAGTGTGAGACGCTTGTCCCTGAACAGCAGGGTGGAGGCCGTCCCCCTCCTGTGATCTCTCGCTTCTCATCATGTGTCTGGTTGTTTTCATCTTCCtttcctccacagtccagactCGAGAGGTTGGAGCATGTCAAAGTGAAAACAATAAGATTCCCCACATTCACCATAAGACAGTCATTTACACCAACTCACAGGGTTCAGGTCTCTGCTTCAGAAACCACCTCCGAGATgaagaacatgtaaactggGATGGCTGCAGTCCTGACAGCcggtctgtgtctcctcagtaCACGTCGGCCCTGACCTACGACGCCGTGCAGGTGATGACCGAGGCCTTCCGCTACCTGCACAAGCAGCGCATCGACTTCACCAGGAGGGCCAACACCGGCGACTGCCTGGCCAACCCGGCCGTGCCCTGGGCTCAGGGGGTGGAGATCGAGCGGGCGCTCAAACAGGTGACCCGCCGCAGGAGCCGGGGCTTTCCAGAACACCCACAGAGGCAGAGGAGCGAGGCCAGATTCAGGCTGAGAAATTAGTTAACTCATCGTTTCATCATCGTGATAGCATTATAGTCGCTGTAGAAGCTGAACAATGACTTTCTCCACAGGTCTGAATCCTCCATTCTGGGACTTTACAATGTGGAACAAATGCTTCCAGCCAACGTttcgcttgtttttttttaaaaacatatttcctGGAGGGCAAAACCAAGCTTATCAGGCGCTTTCTGTTATCTCGCCGCTGTTTGTGCCTTTGTTGAAAATGATCTCAGAGGGAATAGAGGCCGAGCAGCAGCACGGAGGAGCAGAAAGACACGAATAGCGCTGCTCAGATTACGGAGGAATGCTCATCAGTGACAGCCTGCTTCCTCAAGTCCGTGGAAGAACTTGAATTGATGTTGAATAGATCTGATGGAAACAGCTCAGAAGAAAGTCCGGCGAGGCAGACCCCCTTTATCCATCAGTTTGACAGGGCCGTCGATCTCACCTCACGGTTTGATGACGAATTAACCTACTTCATGTCAGATACAAAGGAAGTTTATAGAACTGCAGCGTGTggagatcattaaaaaaaaacctaactgTGTTATGGAAGATATAAAAACCACTTGACACGTTTTTAAAGATGCGATcaatgtgtttttccttcttcagcATCACCATGTTTATGTAAAATCCCCGACGGCCTCGTCTGAGTCTTCCTGTTTTGGCCCCGGTGTTATTTAAGTTGGCTGCCaataagagaagaagaagaaagttttgttttaaGCATCTCAACACATGCTGAGTCTGTGCTGCAGTTTCCGCTCTAATCTGGACACCAATAGTTTTATTATGTCTTTCAGGGCCTTTGTAGCTCAGCACGAAATCCCATTTGAAGTCATTTAGGATCATGGCACTCGCTTTGAACGGAGAGGAAAGAGCAAAGGAAGCGCTCCTCTCATCTTCTCACTTTCTGAGAATGTTTGGGGGAAAACAGGAAGACTTCAAGCACCAGCTGTTGAAAACAACAAGTTTATGAGGCTAAAAGTGTTAAAAACATGTAACTATAAACAGGTATTTCtacatttacaaataaataaagggtaAAAATAATTAGTATAatgaatataatgaaaaaaactttATATTTGCATGTTTAAGTAAACATCAATGATACAAAAACATCACGTACAGCTTTTAATGCAAGGTAGGCAAAGCATCATGAAGTATCTTTATATTCTAGTGTCTGttgttttgttagaaaaccTCATTTGGGGAGTCTGATGAGCAGTGCCTCTTTATCATCGCAACAAATCGACGAGCAGCATTCTGAAGCTAATACTGGAGTGTTTGGAGGAGTTTGGCTTAGTAACTGTTTACACCAGGAGTGGCAAACATaaagcctgtgggccaaaaccggtccacaagaggctccaatccagccaaaccaccaagcagaCTGTAAAAactccaaagaaaacattgatttttaattaCATATCTTAAGAGTACATACATGTCCAATACGTATATTCTGTGCCACAGCTTTAAAagcattaaagtttaaatttaaaggttatgatGGCCTGACTCTCCAGAGGAAGCTGGGCTTCATGTGGCTCTTGATTTGTTTGAAATCTCTTTCATGGTTTCATGTGCTTTGAAGGTGCGAGTTGAAGGTCTGACAGGAAACATCCAGTTTGACCAGCATGGCAAAAGAGTGAACTACTCAGTGAACGTCATGGAGCTGAAGAGTAACGGACCGGTGAAGGTACCAGAGTTTCTTCTGCGTTACCATCCTGGAATGGGTGATGTCTGGAAACCGGCAGCTCTCTTTAACGTCGCGCTCTCTTCACAGATCGGCTACTGGAACGAGGTGGATAAAATGGCAGTCACCAAATCTGACGTCTTCTCAAACGACACGACCGGAATGGAAAACAAAACCGTCATCGTCACCACCATCTTGGTAAAAATCCGAACCGACGGCTCCGGTCACCTCCACACTGATTAGCATGTTCCTTAAACACCAAGATATGAACACAGTGACTTTAAAGGGGTTCTGGCATTTTAAATCTGAAGCAGATTAGTTTTTATTGGAGCCCGAAAGGTTCCCTCTTGTCTGCCTCTTTTTGTCTGCAACCTTACACCTCTCGTCTGAAGAGCCCGTTGTCTGGTCGCCTCTGTTCTCCAGGAAGCCCCGTatgtgatgatgaagaagaacGCCAACCTCTTTGTGGATAACGAGCGCTACGAGGGCTACTGCGTGGATCTGGCTGCAGAGATAGCCAAACACTGCGGCTTCAAATACCAGCTGAAGATCGTGGGAGACGGGAAGTACGGAGCCAGAGACGCCGAGACCAAGATCTGGAACGGGATGGTGGGAGAGTTGGTGTACGGGGTGAGTTAGTCAGGCAATCAGTTGAAAAGCTTAACGTCTCAGATGAAGCcactttttttccaaattgACGCAGAACGTTTCTCTCGCTGTGTGTTTGGACAGAAAGCCGACATCGCCGTGGCCCCGCTGACCATCACTCTGGTCCGGGAGGAAGTGATCGACTTCTCCAAACCCTTCATGTCTCTGGGAATCTCCATCATGATCAAGAAGCCTCAGAAATCCAAGCCGGGGGTCTTCTCCTTCCTGGACCCGCTGGCCTACGAGATCTGGATGTGCATCGTCTTTGCCTACATCGGCGTCAGCGTGGTGCTGTTCCTGGTCAGCCGCTTCAGCCCCTACGAGTGGCACACCGAGGAGTACGAGGACGGCCAGATCCAGACCAACGAGTCCACCAACGAGTTCGGCATATTCAACAGCCTGTGGTTCTCCCTGGGAGCCTTCATGCGGCAGGGCTGCGACATCTCACCCAGGTACGCTGGGAAGATCAGAGCCTTTTGATTGGGATGTCCGGGGCCCAGCCGGCAGAGCGGAGTGTCTTTCAGTCCCTCGTCTCGGCTTGTCAAGCTGTCTTTAGAGTGCCTTTGCCTGGAAACTGTCGTCATTTGTGTGCGAATGAGTGGAAGTTATCAGAAGAGCTTCAGGACGGAGTTCTGCTGATGGCATGTggcgatgtgtgtgtggatgtaatGAAATGTGAGAGCAGATACTCTCCGTCCGCCTCAGCCAGGTTGCAGTCATACAGACTAATCAACACGTGAGCGGAGCTGTCCTTCACATCTCCACCACAGGAAGTGATGAGTGTCAGCATGACTCCCAGTCAGAAGGCTTcctctctcacttcctgttaGATCACCTCTCCAACTCACGGCAACATGCCTTTGTCAGCAGTTGGACTTTTCTTGTTGCGATCACCTGTTCCTTTGGAGATACAGTTTATCCTACAGTTGCTTAGTTATAGTGACGCTCCCttttttaacattgtttttttttctgctgcattttgacattttgccTGATTGAAAATATCTATTATCTGTACAGAAATACTGAAACATCCGGTTCTTGAATGTCATCTTACAAAGTTGGATATCTCCATCCTGTTTTTTCCCTCAGATCTCTGTCCGGGCGTATCGTCGGTGGAGTTTGGTGGTTCTTCACTCTGATCATCATCTCCTCCTACACGGCCAACCTGGCTGCCTTCCTGACTGTGGAGAGGATGGTTTCCCCCATTGAGAGCGCAGAGGACCTGGCCAAACAAACCGAGATCGCTTACGGCACTCTGGACTCCGGTTCCACCAAAGAGTTTTTCAGGGTGAGGCATGTTTCAGGAAAAGATATTTGTCCAAACAGTTTACCAGCATATACAACGCTGAAAATCACGCTATCTACAACAATTTCATGACCTTAACTGGCGCTTTAACTTGGCATCTCTCTGTCTTTACCGGCCGCAGCGCTCAAAGATCGCCCTCTTTGACAAAATGTGGACGTACATGCGCAGCGCCGAGCCCTCGGTGTTCGTGAAGACCACCGCCGAGGGCGTCCTGAGGGTCCGCAAGTCCAAGGGCAAGTACGCCTACCTGCTGGAGTCCACCATGAACGAGTACATCGAGCAGAGAAAGCCCTGCGACACCATGAAGGTTGGAGGAAACCTCGACTCCAAAGGCTACGGGATCGCCACGCCCAAAGGATCCTCATTAAGGTGGGTGGAATAGTATAACAATGTGTCCAATGTTGTTATAGTATCCCACCTACCCTGATGTAGCTTTGCTTATGTGTCTCTGGTTTGTATAAGGAGATAAGGTAATTCCCCAACTTCCAATCAAATTCTCTGACAAACCATTGCAATTTATTGTAAGTCGATAAATTGCAaaccaaaatgtatttttgtccGTAAAAACTGAGTAAATTTCAAAAGTCATGACTTGTTTTAAGTCAATGCGACTGACCTGTTGGCTCAGATCCAGGAGTTTCACCTggtattttcacatttattccCTTCAGTAATTCTCAATTAATGGCATTGGTTATATTTAATTTGAACCTTTCTTAATGCATTTAATCCAAATTTATACTAGTCTCCTTTACTTTTTGTCTAGTACTGTCTTAGCTTATGTCTTTTTCAATGTTCTTTGCTATGTTTAACATTTTTGCCTTGTTGCTCTgctctttctctcattttataAATTTTCAGTGATTGCATAACCTGATTTATGATAAGATATTGATGATATagtgaaatgtctttttaatctgctgtgtttttgctaAACCCTCGCAGTACACTCATTTTATTCAACAACGTAATGAACATTTCCTTTGTGGGAAAAATTGGACATTCCTAAAGACATATGCCGTCTGAACTGTGGCACTGCCTGGGTTTCAATATGTATTTATGATGCATTTTCTCCTGTTGATTAGTCATTTATTAATAGTGTCTTAGACTCAgtgtccccccccccaattGGCTCACATGCTCTAAAAAAAACTCCCTCTATCCCCCAAAAGGTAGTTTATGCTGGTTAGTGTTACTGTGGGTATTGGGTTGGGAATGTTTGGAAATGTTGCATGCTTCTGACGTATTTCCATGAGGTCTAACCATTTTTCCCCATGACTGCTgttctgctgtctctctttttaGTGGAGTCACTTTCCAGAAAGTGTTTTATGTATGTTGTGGATGTGAGTACGTTGCTGTAGCCACTAGTCCCCCTAGTCTTTAgcactctgtcctctctgttGTGTTACGGTGAAGCTCTGCCACCTTTTTCCAAACCTTAATGTTACTTTTTTGATCCTGACGTTCTGTGATAGAAATGCCCTGCTaagagggggggaggggcgcTAGGCGTAAACCTATATTCTTTGATCTGACTGATTTTCTTCTCTAAAGTGAGGGAGTGGTAAACAGACAATCTGCTAAGTGGCTCACCCTGTCTTACAAGTATGTTTTATCGTTTCAAGAAATGCGGTTAACCTCGCAGTACTAAAACTGAATGAGCAAGGCCTGTTGgacaaattgaaaaacaaatggtGGTACGACAAAGGAGAGTGCGGCAGCGGGGGAGGTGATTCCAAGGTCAGCCCCAGTGAGCAAAGTGATGGGTAACTCATTGCAACTTCCCAAAAGTAAGCAGCAGACCAGCGCAGGATCCCGATTGGCCCTGACAGCAGGACGGCCACctgctgaatcagcagtcgCTCGTCAGAGCGCCGAGCCGGCGGTGGCCACGCGTTCCCCCCGGctcccaccccctcctctcccctcatTGGCGCTTCTGTCTGATGCCCCTGCTGCTTACTTCGGGCGATACGTTAATGCACATTTGGCTCTGCAAAACTCGTGTTTGCTTAGGCCAAATGGCGCATCAACGTCCATCGCCACAGCCACAGAAAGAAGAGACAGAAATGTAAGAAAAGAgaatcaaagacagaaaaaaaaaagtttaatcagtgtaaatgtaataataacataaaataacattcttaatgttatttatgttattttccACGTGAAGAACGCCAGTAAACCTTGCGGTATTGAAACTCAGTGAGCAAGGCGTCTTAGacaagctgaaaaacaaatggtGGTACGATAAGGGTGAATGTGGAGCCAAGGACTCTGGAAGTAAGGTTAGTCTCTGCAGGTTCTATGTGATTCAAGCACATTCATAATTATTAGTGTGGGAATGACCCCATTTAAAGTAATGATAAATCATTTCAAGCCAATGCACAAACATAGCATGAGATGCCTTGGTAAGATGTAATTTACTAATGCCTGCAGACCTACTAATGATTAATACCATTGATATTTTTACAATATTGTAATGCATGCAATGTCATTCTTGAATTGTGCACTCCTTTATCAAAATGACCCCTCAAGTCCTCTCTTTCCAGCTGCCCCCATAATTCCAAACgacaaatgaaatggaaaagcttttttcttaCAAAAAAGCTTAGCGGagatagatatatatatagtttttttttctttcttttgccagTGTAAATTGATTTCCACACAAAGGAAAGCGCTGAAATCTGACAGTGATTGGCTCAATCCGTGGACCATCTATAGAGGGTGTCCAGTGGTGTTCAGTGTCCTCTCTGTTGTTTGCGTACCGCTGTCTTTTAACTGTGTCAGTcctgtcttcttcctgttttttgcGTCGCCTCCTGTTTATCTTAACTGTGCTGCAGATTATGTAGTCCCCCCTCCGATCACGACACACACCACGATtcggaatttttttttatccagcagctccttcaccttgtttttctttcacccAGACATCAGCTTATAGCGACCGAttggtgaaaacaaaagaaaaaaaaaaaaaagctttgttctGATTCTCTTTCCTCAGTTTGAcactctttttttgttgacatttgattcacacacacacacacactctctctcctgTGCTGTCTGTGCTTTGTCATGTTGTcacttgaacacacacacacacacacataatgccACCTGGAGAAGGTCGAGCCTCATGTATCCATTTGGATCCATTTAAATGAATacatgagtgtttttttgttttttttgttgttttttttttaatgagctctgtactgtgtgtgtcaggtttATCGCCGAGGCCCCGTTCACACTGCGCTCCAAGTGAAAACCGCTTCGATCTGATCTGATCacgacacataaacacacacacacacacacacacactatagcCATGAACAATGGGAGAACTGGGACATTTTGTTCATGGTTATAGTGTGTGACATTGGAACGACTCTCCGTTGGACCAATAGCAACGTTTCTCCTCAAAAAAAATCTTGGGTTTTCACCTGGAAGGTGTGAACGGGCCCCGATCTGTCCgccctcctgtctctgtctaccagtttattaaaaaaaaagagagaaagtcctTGAGCCCGTCGTCATGGGCAACCCGTGTAAATGGTCCCCGACAGCACAAACCGGACACGTAGATCCACCGCACATAGACTCCAAACGCTTtgctgcatttcatttttattccgATTACTAACATCCCCCCATACGACATCGCTTTAAATTTTGACCCCACATATAGCTTATAACTGATTGAACCCAgtggtgtgtttttt harbors:
- the gria2b gene encoding glutamate receptor 2b isoform X3; amino-acid sequence: MEKIVNLSVSLLLVLWGCALGGSPSVQIGGLFPRGADQEYSAFRIGMVQFGTSEFRLTPHIDNLEVANSFAVTNCFCSQFSRGVYAIFGFYDKKSVNTITSFCGTLHVSFITPSFPLDGNQQFIIQMRPDIKGPLLSLIEYYKWDKFAYLYDSDRGLTTLQVVLDTAAEKKWQVTAINVGNLKDERKDEAYRSLFQDLENKKEKRVILDCEQDKVKDIMEQVITIGRHVKGYHYIIANLGFVDGDLSKIQYGGANVSGFQIVDFDDPLVSKFDQRWEALEEKEYPGADSKIRYTSALTYDAVQVMTEAFRYLHKQRIDFTRRANTGDCLANPAVPWAQGVEIERALKQVRVEGLTGNIQFDQHGKRVNYSVNVMELKSNGPVKIGYWNEVDKMAVTKSDVFSNDTTGMENKTVIVTTILEAPYVMMKKNANLFVDNERYEGYCVDLAAEIAKHCGFKYQLKIVGDGKYGARDAETKIWNGMVGELVYGKADIAVAPLTITLVREEVIDFSKPFMSLGISIMIKKPQKSKPGVFSFLDPLAYEIWMCIVFAYIGVSVVLFLVSRFSPYEWHTEEYEDGQIQTNESTNEFGIFNSLWFSLGAFMRQGCDISPRSLSGRIVGGVWWFFTLIIISSYTANLAAFLTVERMVSPIESAEDLAKQTEIAYGTLDSGSTKEFFRRSKIALFDKMWTYMRSAEPSVFVKTTAEGVLRVRKSKGKYAYLLESTMNEYIEQRKPCDTMKVGGNLDSKGYGIATPKGSSLRNAVNLAVLKLNEQGLLDKLKNKWWYDKGECGSGGGDSKEKTSALSLSNVAGVFYILVGGLGLAMLVALIEFCYKSRAEAKRMKVAKNAQNINPTSSQNSQNFATYKEGYNVYGIESVKI